In one window of Helianthus annuus cultivar XRQ/B chromosome 17, HanXRQr2.0-SUNRISE, whole genome shotgun sequence DNA:
- the LOC110926450 gene encoding synaptic defective enhancer 1 isoform X1, protein MASGFDFASDDILSSYQDYANQDQSNSPIATKEEFNKSRMAKTSVFSTDDSDNQDVIILAVERSMKKHTDNVMRVLEGLSSRLSQLELYSYNIDKSIGEMRSDLTRDHEESDAKLKFLEKHLQEVNRSVQILRDKQELADTQKELAKLKLARKESSSSHNSQQNDDRSSTPDTRKNESHGQQLALVPAPQPAPVPAAQPPMTQPQAYYLPPGSTQYPQAQLQPQVQSVSQYPQQWTPQPQPTMQPGQQWIPQVQPQPTMQTGSSSPQVYPQYLPTKPPVNPTSPEPLPNSMPMQMTYSAMPPPGSNQPMTYSYVGPARTAQPQPSPQHLMKPGYGGQPGDAYAAGVPPDAYMVYDNVSGRVQHPSQGSSGVGGGGGMMSRPPQQFMRYGEVIDKLVSMGYRSDHVMSVIQRMDETGQTVDFNGVLDRLNGRGWSN, encoded by the exons ATGGCTTCTGGCTTTGATTTTGCATCCGATGATATCCTCTCTTCTTACCAAGATTACGCTAATCAAGATCAATCCAATTCTCCAATCGCCACTAAA GAGGAATTTAACAAAAGCAGAATGGCGAAAACATCGGTGTTTTCGACAGATGATTCTGATAATCAGGATGTGATTATTTTGGCTGTTGAGAGATCCATGAAGAAACACACGGATAATGTTATGCGGGTTCTGGAGGGTCTTAGTTCGCGTTTATCGCAGTTGGAATTGTATTCTTATAACATTGATAAATCGATTGGGGAGATGCGGTCCGATTTGACCAGAGATCATGAAGAATCGGATGCCAAACTTAAGTTTCTCGAAAAACATCTTCAAGAG GTGAACAGGTCTGTGCAGATTTTGAGGGATAAACAAGAGCTTGCGGACACTCAAAAGGAACTGGCGAAACTAAAACTCGCTCGAAAAGAATCGTCTTCGAGTCATAACTCGCAGCAGAATGATGATCGGTCTTCAACACCGGATACGCGAAAGAACGAATCCCATGGTCAGCAATTAGCATTGGTCCCAGCCCCCCAACCCGCTCCGGTCCCAGCCGCCCAACCACCGATGACTCAACCGCAGGCTTATTATTTGCCTCCTGGTTCGACCCAATACCCGCAGGCTCAACTGCAGCCACAGGTTCAGTCGGTATCGCAGTATCCGCAGCAGTGGACCCCACAGCCACAGCCAACAATGCAACCCGGACAGCAGTGGATCCCACAGGTGCAGCCACAGCCAACGATGCAAACAGGGTCATCATCGCCTCAAGTTTACCCTCAGTACCTTCCGACGAAACCACCTGTGAACCCCACGTCTCCTGAGCCGCTTCCAAACAGTATGCCAATGCAAATGACATACTCAGCCATGCCCCCGCCTGGCTCTAACCAACCAATGACTTACTCGTACGTTGGACCAGCCCGAACAGCTCAGCCTCAACCATCACCACAACATCTGATGAAGCCTGGTTATGGAGGGCAGCCAGGTGACGCTTACGCCGCAGGTGTGCCGCCCGATGCGTATATGGTGTATGATAACGTGTCGGGAAGGGTTCAACATCCGAGTCAGGGGAGTAGTGGcgtcggtggtggtggtgggatgATGTCACGTCCACCGCAGCAGTTTATGCGCTATGGTGAAGTGATAGATAAACTGGTGAGTATGGGGTATCGAAGCGATCATGTGATGAGTGTGATTCAGAGGATGGATGAGACTGGACAGACCGTTGATTTCAACGGTGTGTTGGATAGGTTGAATGGAAGAGGATGGTCTAATTGA
- the LOC110926450 gene encoding synaptic defective enhancer 1 isoform X2 has product MASGFDFASDDILSSYQDYANQDQSNSPIATKEFNKSRMAKTSVFSTDDSDNQDVIILAVERSMKKHTDNVMRVLEGLSSRLSQLELYSYNIDKSIGEMRSDLTRDHEESDAKLKFLEKHLQEVNRSVQILRDKQELADTQKELAKLKLARKESSSSHNSQQNDDRSSTPDTRKNESHGQQLALVPAPQPAPVPAAQPPMTQPQAYYLPPGSTQYPQAQLQPQVQSVSQYPQQWTPQPQPTMQPGQQWIPQVQPQPTMQTGSSSPQVYPQYLPTKPPVNPTSPEPLPNSMPMQMTYSAMPPPGSNQPMTYSYVGPARTAQPQPSPQHLMKPGYGGQPGDAYAAGVPPDAYMVYDNVSGRVQHPSQGSSGVGGGGGMMSRPPQQFMRYGEVIDKLVSMGYRSDHVMSVIQRMDETGQTVDFNGVLDRLNGRGWSN; this is encoded by the exons ATGGCTTCTGGCTTTGATTTTGCATCCGATGATATCCTCTCTTCTTACCAAGATTACGCTAATCAAGATCAATCCAATTCTCCAATCGCCACTAAA GAATTTAACAAAAGCAGAATGGCGAAAACATCGGTGTTTTCGACAGATGATTCTGATAATCAGGATGTGATTATTTTGGCTGTTGAGAGATCCATGAAGAAACACACGGATAATGTTATGCGGGTTCTGGAGGGTCTTAGTTCGCGTTTATCGCAGTTGGAATTGTATTCTTATAACATTGATAAATCGATTGGGGAGATGCGGTCCGATTTGACCAGAGATCATGAAGAATCGGATGCCAAACTTAAGTTTCTCGAAAAACATCTTCAAGAG GTGAACAGGTCTGTGCAGATTTTGAGGGATAAACAAGAGCTTGCGGACACTCAAAAGGAACTGGCGAAACTAAAACTCGCTCGAAAAGAATCGTCTTCGAGTCATAACTCGCAGCAGAATGATGATCGGTCTTCAACACCGGATACGCGAAAGAACGAATCCCATGGTCAGCAATTAGCATTGGTCCCAGCCCCCCAACCCGCTCCGGTCCCAGCCGCCCAACCACCGATGACTCAACCGCAGGCTTATTATTTGCCTCCTGGTTCGACCCAATACCCGCAGGCTCAACTGCAGCCACAGGTTCAGTCGGTATCGCAGTATCCGCAGCAGTGGACCCCACAGCCACAGCCAACAATGCAACCCGGACAGCAGTGGATCCCACAGGTGCAGCCACAGCCAACGATGCAAACAGGGTCATCATCGCCTCAAGTTTACCCTCAGTACCTTCCGACGAAACCACCTGTGAACCCCACGTCTCCTGAGCCGCTTCCAAACAGTATGCCAATGCAAATGACATACTCAGCCATGCCCCCGCCTGGCTCTAACCAACCAATGACTTACTCGTACGTTGGACCAGCCCGAACAGCTCAGCCTCAACCATCACCACAACATCTGATGAAGCCTGGTTATGGAGGGCAGCCAGGTGACGCTTACGCCGCAGGTGTGCCGCCCGATGCGTATATGGTGTATGATAACGTGTCGGGAAGGGTTCAACATCCGAGTCAGGGGAGTAGTGGcgtcggtggtggtggtgggatgATGTCACGTCCACCGCAGCAGTTTATGCGCTATGGTGAAGTGATAGATAAACTGGTGAGTATGGGGTATCGAAGCGATCATGTGATGAGTGTGATTCAGAGGATGGATGAGACTGGACAGACCGTTGATTTCAACGGTGTGTTGGATAGGTTGAATGGAAGAGGATGGTCTAATTGA